A genomic region of uncultured Roseibium sp. contains the following coding sequences:
- a CDS encoding carboxymuconolactone decarboxylase family protein produces MTEFTLHTQETAPEGSRPFLDNSLKAFGMIPNLHAVMAESPQHLEAYQKLHELFQQTSLSVVEQTVVWMTINVEHACHYCVPAHTAIAHMQKVNDGVIEALRNAAPLEDDRLEALRQFTLKVVRQRGVVSDADVNAFLAAGYSKRQVLDIILGVAQKVMSNYVNHLADTPVDAPFRKFEWQPAVAAAE; encoded by the coding sequence ATGACGGAATTTACGCTTCACACACAGGAAACGGCCCCGGAAGGCAGCCGTCCGTTTCTGGACAACTCGCTTAAGGCCTTCGGCATGATACCGAACCTTCACGCCGTGATGGCCGAGTCGCCCCAGCACCTGGAGGCCTACCAGAAACTTCATGAACTGTTTCAACAGACAAGCCTGTCGGTCGTCGAGCAGACCGTGGTCTGGATGACGATCAACGTGGAACACGCGTGTCACTACTGCGTGCCGGCCCATACCGCCATCGCGCACATGCAGAAGGTCAATGACGGTGTCATCGAAGCCCTGCGAAACGCGGCTCCGCTCGAAGACGACAGGCTCGAGGCACTGCGCCAGTTTACACTGAAGGTCGTCCGCCAGCGCGGTGTCGTCTCCGATGCCGACGTCAACGCTTTCCTCGCGGCAGGCTATTCAAAACGGCAGGTCCTCGACATCATTCTTGGCGTTGCCCAGAAAGTCATGTCAAATTACGTGAACCACCTGGCCGACACGCCGGTAGACGCCCCATTCCGGAAATTCGAATGGCAGCCGGCGGTGGCCGCAGCAGAATGA
- a CDS encoding TetR/AcrR family transcriptional regulator yields the protein MAGRPKTFDTDKALDAFVDVFWTKGYQGTSVDDLQSAAGIKRGSFYAAFGCKDEVFNAVLEKYWNEATALGLNQMDREEEPLKAVAALVRHVGIFMTRNTPRGCLLLTSSGSLLDERGEDENPVRERMRMLERRIHGVLASENGIRDVAAARELTAFALACLLGLNALARNGQDAGKILAAANHAADCIERSAA from the coding sequence ATGGCCGGACGCCCGAAAACATTTGATACCGACAAAGCCCTCGACGCCTTCGTCGACGTGTTTTGGACGAAGGGATACCAGGGAACCTCGGTGGATGATCTGCAGTCCGCTGCCGGGATCAAGCGCGGCAGCTTCTATGCTGCGTTCGGCTGCAAGGACGAAGTTTTCAATGCCGTCCTTGAGAAATACTGGAATGAAGCCACTGCGCTGGGTTTGAACCAGATGGACCGCGAAGAGGAGCCTTTGAAGGCAGTTGCTGCGCTCGTGCGCCATGTCGGCATCTTCATGACACGAAACACGCCGCGCGGCTGCCTGTTGCTGACGTCTTCCGGGTCGTTGCTCGATGAGCGCGGTGAGGACGAAAACCCAGTTCGGGAGCGCATGAGGATGCTCGAACGCAGGATCCACGGCGTGCTTGCGAGTGAAAACGGCATTCGGGATGTAGCAGCGGCGCGGGAACTCACCGCATTCGCACTCGCTTGCCTGCTCGGGCTGAACGCGCTGGCGCGCAACGGCCAGGACGCGGGCAAGATCCTGGCAGCTGCGAACCATGCCGCGGACTGCATCGAAAGGTCCGCAGCCTGA
- a CDS encoding 3-oxoacid CoA-transferase subunit A, whose product MKQAIKAAQAAELIPDGSTLLIGGFMGVGSPHRLIDAIVERGTKDLTVVANDTAMPGRGIGKLVTAGALSRVVASHIGLNPETQQKMISGEIDVDLVPQGTLVERIRAAGVGLGGILTPTGLGTLVEEGKQIVTVKGQKFLLEEPIHADFALIAAHQADYVGNLEYSLTAHNFNPIMALAGNTVIAEPQTIVPVGVISPDSVKTPGVLVDHLLERQPDGS is encoded by the coding sequence ATGAAACAGGCCATCAAGGCGGCCCAGGCCGCCGAGCTCATTCCGGACGGATCAACCTTGTTGATCGGCGGGTTTATGGGGGTTGGCTCCCCGCACCGGCTGATCGACGCGATCGTCGAACGGGGAACGAAAGACCTGACGGTCGTTGCCAACGACACGGCGATGCCCGGCCGTGGTATCGGAAAACTTGTCACGGCAGGCGCTCTTTCCAGGGTCGTCGCGTCTCATATCGGGCTGAACCCGGAAACCCAGCAGAAAATGATCTCCGGCGAAATCGACGTCGACCTGGTGCCGCAGGGCACGCTCGTGGAACGGATCCGCGCGGCAGGCGTCGGTCTCGGCGGCATCCTGACGCCCACCGGCCTCGGTACGCTGGTCGAGGAAGGCAAACAGATCGTCACGGTGAAGGGACAGAAGTTTCTGCTGGAAGAACCGATCCACGCGGATTTTGCTTTGATCGCAGCCCATCAGGCCGACTATGTCGGCAATCTGGAATATTCGCTCACGGCACACAATTTCAATCCGATCATGGCCCTTGCCGGGAACACCGTCATCGCCGAACCGCAAACGATCGTGCCGGTCGGCGTGATCTCGCCCGACAGTGTGAAAACACCCGGTGTTCTTGTCGATCATCTTCTGGAGAGACAGCCCGATGGAAGCTAA
- a CDS encoding 3-oxoacid CoA-transferase subunit B: MEAKEIIARRVAQEIKPDSLVNLGIGLPSMVANFLPKEVHVFFQAENGVIGLGSRPPEGMEDPDLTDAGGGFVTAVPGAASIDSAMSFGLIRGGHLDMTVLGGLQVDERGYLANWMVPGKMVPGMGGAMDLVAGAKHVIVAMVHTARGKPKILRECTLPLTAQRRVSLIVTEMAVIEPTEDGLVLKETGPDATIDDIISSTEASLIVRGDVPKMRL; encoded by the coding sequence ATGGAAGCTAAGGAAATCATCGCGCGGCGCGTGGCACAGGAAATCAAACCGGATTCGCTTGTCAATCTCGGCATCGGCCTGCCGTCCATGGTGGCCAATTTTCTGCCCAAGGAGGTGCATGTCTTCTTCCAGGCGGAAAACGGCGTCATCGGCCTCGGGTCGCGCCCCCCGGAAGGCATGGAAGATCCCGATCTGACCGACGCGGGCGGCGGCTTCGTAACCGCCGTTCCCGGTGCCGCCTCGATCGACAGCGCGATGAGTTTCGGACTGATCCGCGGCGGACACCTCGACATGACGGTTCTGGGCGGGCTGCAGGTCGACGAGCGCGGCTATCTTGCCAACTGGATGGTGCCGGGCAAGATGGTTCCCGGCATGGGCGGCGCCATGGACCTTGTCGCCGGCGCGAAACACGTGATCGTCGCGATGGTCCACACGGCAAGGGGCAAGCCGAAAATCCTGCGCGAATGCACACTCCCGCTGACCGCCCAGCGTCGGGTGAGCCTGATCGTGACCGAAATGGCCGTCATCGAACCGACCGAAGACGGTCTGGTTCTGAAGGAAACCGGCCCCGATGCAACCATCGACGACATCATCTCGTCGACGGAGGCCAGCCTGATCGTACGGGGCGACGTTCCGAAAATGCGTCTGTGA
- a CDS encoding PLP-dependent aminotransferase family protein codes for MKEPVFPEGILSLDRSGPIPLSEQIYRGFRDAVRAGLLAKGAKLPSTRRLAASLDVARNTVNAAYELLQAEGVITLRAGAAPRITEDLPPEGRYGPQAGSGVALDLSARGLHMAANVRGDGWATRHGALQPGAPALDCFPYEEWARHLRRAARMERGPDLQYRNYSGVPALKEQLSRHLAAERGVRARPDQILVTSSMQASLSLLSMALSEPGDNAWLEEPGYLGARTAFHVAGLNVHPLPVDHMGADVDRLLSSGVQPRLIYVTPSHQYPLGTRMPLGRRLSLLEATRSAGAVILEDDYDSEFLFEGRPVAALYGLAEEGQVIYLGTFSKSLLPGLRLSFCVVPSSLAQSLQQLMRNMGCAASVQVQVALAQFIDSGAYQKHLKRIRKIYEERGTLIVRTLKDRLGNRVAVDLPNGNVQVAMLFREPVDDVAFARAMQERGFSVSPLSNCYQGDVRQPGLIIGFADATPRQILDGVNTIGDLMEELPV; via the coding sequence ATGAAAGAACCAGTTTTTCCCGAAGGCATCCTGTCGCTCGATCGATCCGGGCCGATTCCCTTGTCGGAACAGATCTACCGCGGCTTTCGAGATGCCGTGCGCGCCGGACTGCTCGCCAAGGGCGCGAAGCTGCCGTCGACACGGCGGCTTGCAGCGTCCCTGGACGTTGCGCGCAACACGGTGAATGCCGCCTACGAACTGCTGCAGGCCGAAGGCGTCATCACGCTGAGGGCGGGGGCCGCGCCAAGAATTACCGAGGATCTCCCGCCAGAGGGAAGATACGGGCCTCAAGCCGGCTCCGGGGTTGCGCTCGATCTTTCGGCACGGGGCCTGCACATGGCGGCAAATGTGCGCGGTGACGGTTGGGCGACACGGCACGGTGCGCTTCAACCCGGGGCCCCGGCGCTGGATTGTTTTCCCTACGAGGAGTGGGCGCGGCACCTGCGCCGCGCTGCGCGCATGGAACGCGGACCGGACCTGCAATACAGAAACTATTCGGGTGTTCCGGCCCTGAAGGAACAGTTGTCACGCCACCTTGCGGCAGAACGCGGCGTGCGTGCCCGGCCGGACCAGATCCTTGTGACAAGTTCGATGCAGGCAAGCCTGTCGCTGCTGTCGATGGCGCTGTCCGAGCCCGGTGACAACGCCTGGTTGGAAGAACCTGGTTATCTCGGCGCCAGGACCGCGTTTCATGTCGCCGGACTGAACGTTCACCCGCTGCCTGTCGATCACATGGGCGCTGACGTCGACCGCCTTCTGTCCTCCGGCGTGCAGCCCCGATTGATCTACGTGACGCCGTCGCACCAGTATCCGCTGGGAACCCGCATGCCCCTCGGGCGGAGGCTGTCCCTGCTCGAGGCGACGCGGTCTGCCGGTGCGGTCATTCTTGAAGACGACTATGACAGCGAATTCCTGTTCGAAGGCAGACCCGTCGCAGCGCTTTACGGTCTCGCGGAGGAGGGGCAGGTGATCTATCTCGGCACATTTTCAAAGAGCCTGCTTCCAGGTTTGCGGTTGTCTTTTTGCGTGGTGCCGTCAAGCCTCGCGCAGTCCCTGCAGCAACTGATGCGCAACATGGGCTGTGCGGCGAGCGTTCAGGTCCAGGTCGCGCTGGCGCAGTTCATCGATAGTGGCGCCTATCAGAAACATCTGAAACGCATTCGCAAGATCTACGAGGAGCGCGGAACGCTAATTGTCAGAACGCTGAAGGACCGTCTCGGCAACCGGGTCGCCGTCGACCTGCCGAACGGCAATGTTCAGGTCGCCATGCTGTTCCGGGAACCGGTCGACGATGTCGCCTTTGCCCGCGCGATGCAGGAGCGCGGATTTTCGGTCTCTCCCCTGAGCAACTGCTATCAGGGCGACGTCAGACAGCCGGGCCTCATCATCGGCTTCGCCGACGCAACGCCGCGCCAGATCCTCGACGGTGTGAACACCATCGGCGACCTGATGGAGGAATTACCTGTCTGA
- a CDS encoding pyridoxamine 5'-phosphate oxidase family protein, whose amino-acid sequence MSTLERRQAADKPRYAKIRQMNRGSYDRALAYEILDAGLVAHCGFIHEDRPMVIPMVYARIGDRLYIHGASATRIIRNNAKGVPASLTVTLLDGLVVARSAFHHSMNYRCAIVHGTAHLVDGKEEQIEALAAITDHMLPGRWDECRAMSAKEHKATGVLVLDIEEVSTKVRTGGPVDDKEDLGTDLWAGVVPVTTALGQPFDAYDVPEGTPVPASIPAARRKFA is encoded by the coding sequence ATGTCCACACTGGAAAGGCGGCAAGCCGCGGACAAGCCGCGTTACGCGAAGATCCGGCAAATGAACCGGGGCAGCTACGATCGGGCACTTGCCTATGAAATCCTGGATGCCGGCCTCGTCGCCCATTGCGGTTTCATTCATGAAGACCGGCCGATGGTCATTCCCATGGTCTACGCCCGCATCGGCGACCGTCTCTACATTCACGGAGCCAGCGCCACGCGCATCATCAGGAACAACGCAAAAGGCGTCCCGGCGAGCCTGACCGTGACGCTGCTCGACGGTCTCGTCGTGGCCCGCTCGGCCTTCCATCATTCGATGAACTACCGCTGTGCGATCGTCCATGGGACCGCGCATCTGGTGGACGGAAAGGAAGAACAGATCGAGGCGCTGGCCGCCATTACCGATCACATGCTTCCGGGCCGTTGGGACGAATGCCGTGCGATGTCGGCGAAGGAACACAAGGCGACTGGCGTGCTGGTCCTGGATATCGAAGAGGTCAGCACCAAGGTGCGGACCGGCGGCCCTGTCGACGACAAGGAAGATCTCGGCACCGATCTCTGGGCCGGCGTTGTACCCGTGACCACCGCGCTGGGTCAGCCGTTCGACGCCTATGACGTGCCTGAGGGCACGCCTGTACCGGCCTCTATCCCGGCAGCGCGGCGCAAGTTCGCCTGA
- a CDS encoding lytic transglycosylase domain-containing protein translates to MIEADKDTTKKKAETTAPKKSSTAKAKTAAKTNVKKATQSKSKTRTKSVQAKSVQAKSTSAKKDDFSRLIRKAAAKHGVPVKIAKAVVEVESNFNPRARGRAGEVGLMQIKPATARGIGYRGSTNALYDPETNIEWGMKYLAGAHERANGDLCGTILRYNAGHYAKRMNPVSRKYCSKVKRIMSSS, encoded by the coding sequence GTGATCGAAGCGGACAAGGACACCACGAAGAAAAAAGCCGAAACCACGGCACCGAAAAAATCGTCGACGGCAAAGGCTAAGACGGCTGCCAAGACCAACGTCAAGAAGGCCACGCAGAGCAAATCTAAGACACGGACAAAAAGCGTTCAGGCCAAAAGCGTTCAGGCCAAGAGCACATCGGCCAAGAAAGATGACTTTTCCAGGCTGATCCGCAAGGCCGCTGCCAAGCACGGGGTCCCGGTCAAGATCGCCAAGGCCGTCGTGGAAGTTGAAAGCAACTTCAACCCGCGTGCACGCGGCCGCGCCGGTGAAGTCGGTCTCATGCAGATCAAGCCGGCAACCGCGCGGGGCATCGGTTACCGCGGCTCCACCAACGCACTCTACGATCCGGAAACGAACATCGAGTGGGGCATGAAGTACCTGGCCGGTGCGCATGAGCGCGCCAATGGTGACCTGTGCGGAACGATCCTTCGATACAATGCCGGTCACTACGCGAAGCGCATGAACCCGGTCAGCCGCAAATATTGCAGCAAGGTCAAGCGCATCATGTCATCCAGCTGA
- a CDS encoding N-acetylmuramoyl-L-alanine amidase — protein MSVDTDTGVAARVHPSPNHGERAPGAPIDMLILHYTGMRSAEEALQRLCDPRAEVSAHYLVHEGGEILQCVPEARRAWHAGRSFWKGETDVNSRSIGIEIVNPGHEFGYRAFPDVQIEAVAALAKDVCSRHDILPWMVLGHSDIAPDRKEDPGELFPWKRLAEAGAGLHAEPHPIVAGLLMQEGDRGQPVEALQSMLGLYGYDIDINGTFDAKTRHAVMAFQRHFRPEKLDGVADHSTIETLTSLLRKLPSFSV, from the coding sequence ATGAGCGTAGACACGGATACCGGCGTGGCGGCACGCGTTCATCCCTCACCCAATCACGGCGAGCGGGCGCCCGGCGCCCCGATCGACATGCTGATCCTCCACTATACGGGAATGCGGAGCGCCGAAGAGGCGTTGCAAAGGCTGTGTGATCCGCGTGCGGAAGTTTCCGCGCATTACCTGGTGCATGAAGGCGGTGAAATTCTTCAATGTGTTCCCGAAGCAAGGCGCGCGTGGCACGCGGGCAGGAGTTTCTGGAAGGGGGAGACGGATGTGAACTCCCGGTCCATCGGAATAGAAATCGTCAATCCGGGTCACGAGTTCGGCTACCGCGCGTTTCCGGACGTCCAGATCGAAGCGGTTGCCGCCCTGGCGAAGGATGTCTGCAGCCGTCACGACATCCTGCCCTGGATGGTGCTCGGTCATTCGGATATTGCACCGGACCGGAAGGAAGACCCCGGCGAGCTGTTTCCCTGGAAACGTCTGGCCGAGGCCGGCGCCGGGCTCCATGCCGAGCCGCATCCGATCGTCGCGGGGCTGCTCATGCAGGAAGGGGACCGGGGTCAGCCCGTCGAGGCCTTGCAATCCATGCTCGGGCTCTACGGATATGATATCGACATCAACGGCACCTTCGATGCGAAGACGCGCCATGCAGTGATGGCGTTTCAGCGCCACTTCCGACCGGAAAAGCTTGATGGCGTGGCCGATCATTCGACAATAGAAACACTTACTTCGCTCCTGCGAAAACTTCCGTCGTTTTCCGTCTAG
- a CDS encoding DnaJ family molecular chaperone, giving the protein MSVWSSIGSIVSAIGTGGAQVVDRLVQLVLARPEGTSSVGFTVAMIALSAKMAKADGVVTTDEIIAFRELFEVPPKEERNVTRLFNLAQEDVAGFEVYAKKLADLFPYDRKTLLDILDGLFHIAKADGVVHESEVGYLSRVAAVFGLDEREFSKVLARHVRKDGNPYEVLGLGPEASDTELKSHYRREVQETHPDRLMARGVPEEFVRIANDRLAALNDAWAKIRAERGI; this is encoded by the coding sequence GTGAGCGTCTGGAGCAGCATCGGCAGTATCGTGAGTGCTATCGGAACCGGTGGTGCACAGGTTGTCGATCGGCTTGTTCAGCTTGTGCTGGCACGTCCGGAAGGCACAAGCAGCGTCGGCTTTACCGTGGCAATGATTGCCCTCAGCGCAAAGATGGCGAAGGCGGACGGTGTCGTCACGACCGACGAAATCATCGCGTTTCGCGAACTCTTCGAGGTTCCCCCGAAAGAGGAACGCAACGTCACGCGGCTTTTCAATCTGGCGCAGGAAGATGTTGCGGGATTTGAAGTCTACGCGAAAAAACTCGCGGATCTCTTCCCGTATGACCGCAAAACCCTGCTCGATATCCTTGACGGACTTTTCCACATCGCCAAGGCGGACGGCGTCGTTCACGAGAGCGAGGTCGGCTATCTCTCCCGGGTGGCGGCCGTCTTTGGCCTTGATGAGCGCGAGTTTTCGAAAGTTCTTGCAAGGCATGTTCGCAAGGACGGAAACCCCTATGAAGTTCTGGGGCTCGGGCCGGAGGCAAGCGATACGGAGCTCAAGTCGCACTATCGCCGCGAAGTGCAGGAAACCCATCCCGACAGGCTGATGGCAAGAGGCGTTCCGGAAGAATTCGTCAGGATCGCAAACGACCGGCTGGCTGCCCTCAACGACGCCTGGGCAAAGATCCGCGCGGAAAGGGGCATATGA
- a CDS encoding EAL domain-containing protein, whose translation MTVLRRMAIPLVRSNIVIFFVSMTLVLTLALGVYVSNRLLTHWLLVGGLEQDYIHQKSDIQSILASHAVETKNHPLQELQGLRLSLSSETPAQSKVSSRTIAEIRKVLEHKYVDSTILDTSLVYPSRDVADTSGLPRFAQIDWLAENRLTSVRTLNHAWAAFNSDRPLTIVPDMTWFGAFGSNAIVVFNPDKSQDLSPSLVLLVTQSAVLKSLSGLIWSISAAIGVLCLISFAFAAILLWMRFYDQVRTNSNFQYLAHHDTLTGLPNRAVFNAKLAEALRLAQAKASNVGVMLIDVDKFKEINDTHGHGIGDVFLQVVGERLQTVFHKHLVARLSGDEFAVLMTSVSDPARMTRLAADMIAATNAPCIIDGNEIKLSLSIGIARATDGSWRVSRLLHCADLALYNAKHSGRSTFSWYTPGLDAEAQKRKEVENGLVKALKLDQFKLLYQPQYALRDGTLRGYEALVRWEHPSKGEIRPDLFIPIAEDCGLIDEIGTWVLNNACREAMLWEDLNRRVAVNVSAAQFVAGETQKRVAQALHSSGLDPSRLEIEITESLLISNTEAVIETLQQIHDMGVSIAMDDFGTGYSSLSYLSLFPFDKIKIDQTFVQNLGKDPSTDAIVTSIVGLGRSLNVTITAEGVETEEQAVLLSAAGCDLVQGYMFGKPDSVKRHESDFPVFPHNEDGGFWFPQQRKKAPEAPKITLSPSLAQYATISDAPASDEAESVTG comes from the coding sequence ATGACGGTACTGCGCCGGATGGCAATTCCACTCGTTAGAAGCAACATTGTCATATTTTTCGTGTCCATGACGCTGGTTCTGACGCTGGCGTTAGGCGTCTATGTGAGCAATCGTCTGCTGACCCATTGGCTGCTCGTCGGAGGCCTCGAGCAGGACTACATCCACCAAAAGTCCGACATCCAGAGCATCCTTGCGTCCCATGCCGTCGAGACGAAGAATCACCCTCTCCAGGAATTGCAGGGACTGCGCCTTTCGCTCTCGAGCGAGACACCGGCTCAGTCAAAGGTATCGTCGCGGACAATCGCGGAAATCCGGAAGGTTCTGGAGCACAAATATGTGGACTCGACGATCCTGGACACAAGTCTCGTTTATCCGTCCAGGGACGTTGCCGACACCTCCGGTCTGCCGAGATTCGCACAAATTGACTGGCTTGCGGAAAACAGGCTGACATCGGTCCGGACACTGAATCATGCCTGGGCGGCCTTCAACTCCGACCGCCCGCTGACCATTGTGCCGGACATGACCTGGTTCGGCGCCTTCGGCTCCAATGCCATCGTCGTTTTCAATCCGGACAAATCCCAGGACTTATCCCCCAGTCTTGTGCTTCTGGTGACACAGTCCGCAGTTCTGAAAAGCCTGTCCGGGCTGATCTGGTCGATCAGTGCGGCGATTGGCGTGCTCTGCCTTATTTCATTTGCGTTCGCGGCGATCCTGTTGTGGATGCGGTTTTATGACCAGGTGCGCACCAACAGCAATTTTCAGTATCTCGCACACCATGACACCTTGACGGGCCTGCCGAACCGGGCCGTGTTCAATGCCAAGCTGGCGGAGGCCCTGCGCCTTGCCCAGGCCAAGGCGTCGAACGTCGGTGTCATGCTGATCGACGTCGACAAGTTCAAGGAAATCAACGACACGCACGGTCACGGCATCGGCGATGTCTTCCTGCAGGTTGTCGGGGAAAGGCTGCAGACCGTCTTTCACAAGCATCTTGTCGCGCGTTTGTCCGGCGATGAATTTGCAGTCCTGATGACTTCTGTTTCCGATCCGGCCCGCATGACCCGGCTGGCCGCGGACATGATAGCGGCAACAAACGCGCCCTGTATCATTGACGGCAACGAAATCAAGCTGTCTCTGTCCATCGGAATTGCGCGCGCAACCGACGGATCCTGGCGCGTATCGCGCCTGCTGCATTGCGCCGACCTTGCGCTCTACAACGCCAAGCACAGCGGCCGGTCGACCTTCTCCTGGTATACGCCCGGACTGGATGCGGAAGCACAGAAGCGCAAGGAAGTCGAAAACGGCCTGGTCAAGGCGCTGAAACTCGATCAGTTCAAGCTCCTGTACCAACCGCAATACGCCCTGCGCGACGGGACGCTGCGCGGATACGAGGCGCTGGTTCGCTGGGAACATCCGAGCAAGGGCGAAATCAGACCCGATCTGTTCATTCCGATCGCGGAAGACTGCGGCCTGATCGACGAGATCGGCACCTGGGTGCTCAACAACGCGTGCCGGGAAGCGATGCTGTGGGAGGACCTGAACCGTCGCGTTGCCGTCAACGTCTCCGCCGCCCAGTTCGTCGCCGGCGAGACCCAGAAACGGGTTGCCCAGGCGCTCCACAGTTCGGGACTGGATCCGAGTCGCCTGGAGATCGAAATCACAGAAAGCCTGCTGATATCGAATACGGAAGCCGTGATCGAGACGCTTCAGCAGATCCACGACATGGGCGTGTCGATCGCCATGGACGACTTCGGCACGGGTTATTCCTCGCTTAGCTACCTCAGCCTTTTCCCGTTCGACAAGATCAAGATCGACCAGACCTTTGTCCAGAACCTCGGCAAGGATCCCAGCACGGACGCGATCGTCACTTCCATTGTGGGGCTTGGCCGCTCGTTGAATGTCACGATCACGGCGGAAGGCGTCGAGACGGAAGAACAGGCTGTTCTGCTGAGCGCCGCCGGCTGCGACCTCGTCCAGGGTTACATGTTCGGCAAGCCGGACAGCGTCAAACGGCACGAGTCCGATTTCCCAGTCTTCCCGCACAACGAGGATGGCGGGTTCTGGTTCCCGCAACAACGGAAAAAAGCGCCCGAAGCCCCGAAGATCACGCTGTCGCCGTCCTTGGCCCAATACGCCACGATCTCCGACGCCCCGGCGTCCGACGAAGCGGAAAGCGTGACCGGTTGA
- the arsH gene encoding arsenical resistance protein ArsH → MSETDMKLNDLPNLSTGDFRPVAQGMLEQNDAPIHPVRVLLLYGSLRERSYSRFLAQEAERLLKALGAETKVFDPAGLPLPDDADPDHPKVRELRDLSIWSEAQVWCSPERHGAMTGILKTQIDWIPLSTGAVRPTQGKTLALMQVSGGSQSFNALNQMRVLGRWMRMVTIPNQSSVPKAYLEFDDDGRMKPSPLYDRVVDVVEELMKFTLLVRGRSDYLVDRYSERKAESVANDAVARAAQGAVR, encoded by the coding sequence ATGAGTGAGACGGACATGAAGCTGAATGACCTGCCCAACCTGAGTACCGGCGATTTTCGTCCGGTCGCGCAGGGGATGCTTGAACAAAATGATGCACCGATCCATCCCGTCCGCGTCCTCCTGCTTTACGGTTCTTTGCGGGAGCGGTCTTACAGCCGTTTTCTGGCGCAGGAAGCGGAACGGCTGCTGAAGGCATTGGGGGCGGAGACGAAAGTATTCGACCCGGCCGGGCTTCCGCTCCCCGATGATGCCGACCCGGATCATCCCAAGGTCCGGGAACTCAGGGATCTCAGCATCTGGTCGGAAGCCCAGGTCTGGTGTTCGCCGGAGCGACACGGTGCCATGACGGGGATTCTCAAAACGCAGATTGACTGGATACCGCTCAGCACGGGCGCGGTCCGGCCGACCCAGGGGAAAACCCTTGCCCTGATGCAGGTCTCGGGAGGTTCCCAGTCGTTCAACGCGCTCAACCAGATGCGCGTGCTCGGCCGCTGGATGCGCATGGTGACGATCCCCAACCAGTCTTCCGTCCCCAAGGCGTATCTCGAATTTGACGATGACGGCCGCATGAAACCGTCGCCGCTCTATGACCGTGTTGTCGACGTGGTGGAGGAACTCATGAAGTTCACGCTGCTTGTGCGCGGACGCTCGGACTATCTCGTCGACCGGTACTCGGAACGCAAAGCGGAAAGTGTGGCGAATGACGCGGTCGCGCGGGCGGCCCAGGGTGCCGTTCGCTGA
- the arsC gene encoding arsenate reductase (glutaredoxin) (This arsenate reductase requires both glutathione and glutaredoxin to convert arsenate to arsenite, after which the efflux transporter formed by ArsA and ArsB can extrude the arsenite from the cell, providing resistance.) — MTITIYHNPKCGTSRNTLAMIRETGVEPEVIEYLKTPPSREKLVELISKMEISVRDLLRQKGTPYDELGLGEDKWSDDQLIDFMMEHPILINRPIVVTGKGVRLCRPSEKVMDLLPTDIGTFTKEDGQVVGTGAANE, encoded by the coding sequence ATGACGATCACGATCTATCACAACCCGAAATGCGGGACGTCCCGGAACACGCTTGCCATGATCCGTGAAACCGGCGTCGAGCCGGAGGTCATTGAATACCTGAAGACACCGCCAAGCCGGGAAAAGCTCGTCGAACTGATTTCGAAAATGGAGATTTCGGTCCGCGATCTTTTGCGCCAGAAGGGCACACCCTACGACGAACTCGGTCTCGGCGAAGATAAATGGTCAGACGATCAGCTGATCGACTTCATGATGGAGCATCCGATCCTCATCAACCGGCCGATCGTCGTGACCGGCAAGGGTGTCCGTCTCTGCCGTCCGTCTGAAAAGGTCATGGATCTGCTGCCCACCGACATCGGGACCTTCACCAAAGAGGATGGCCAGGTTGTCGGGACCGGGGCGGCAAATGAGTGA
- a CDS encoding helix-turn-helix domain-containing protein: MKQTTAISALAALAQEDRLAAFRLLVSAGPLGLPSGAIAEKLDVQPTRMSFHLTTLERAGLLSAQREGRHIRYSVDFGQMRHLLAFLMEDCCANNPQICGLADLKPPQSTSP; encoded by the coding sequence ATGAAGCAGACAACGGCCATATCCGCGCTCGCGGCTCTTGCGCAGGAGGATCGTCTCGCCGCATTCAGACTGCTGGTGAGCGCGGGACCTCTGGGACTGCCTTCGGGCGCGATTGCGGAAAAACTCGATGTGCAGCCAACCCGCATGTCCTTTCACCTGACGACGCTCGAACGGGCGGGACTGCTGTCCGCGCAGCGGGAAGGCCGCCATATCCGCTATTCAGTCGATTTCGGTCAGATGAGACACCTTCTGGCTTTCCTCATGGAAGACTGCTGCGCGAACAATCCTCAGATTTGCGGGCTTGCCGATCTCAAGCCGCCTCAATCCACATCCCCTTGA